CACACGTCCAACACCCGCCGCCCCGTCGCCCCAATCCCATCCAACGTCCGCTGCGCCACCAGCGCCCGGTTCGCCTTCGCCCACAGCACCGCGCCGTCATGCCGCTTGAGATATGCGCGCGCCTCGTCCGAATCCGCCGCGAGGCCCCCCGCCGCGTGCCGGTCCACGTGCGTGCGCAGGATGGCCTCTCCCAGCCCGCGCGACCCCGAGTGCACGAGCAACAGCAGCCGCTCCTCCCGCAGGCTCAGCGCCTCGAAGACGCGCGCGTCGTGCACCTCCTCCACCCGCTGCACCTCCGCGAAGTGGTTGCCGCCGCCCACCGTGCCCAGCGCCGACTCAAAGCCCGCGCCGCTCGCGCCGTGCTCCGCGAGCACCGCCTCCGTGTCCCCCACCCACGGCCCTTCCAGGTCCAGCTTCGCCGCCCACCGCTCCGCCTTCGCCTTGCGCTTCAGCAGGTCCACGTCCCACAAGCCCATGCCACAGCCGATGTCGCTGCCCACGAGATAGGGATAGAGGAAGCCCTCGGATTCGAAGGCCGCGCCCACCGGAGCGCCCTTGCCGGGATGCAGGTCCGGCAAGCCCACCGCGAGTCT
The sequence above is drawn from the Corallococcus sp. NCRR genome and encodes:
- a CDS encoding RNA ligase RtcB family protein; this translates as MNTPSSDTSTAATVRIIASPQSWVEGEAVRQLEAVSRLPGMRLAVGLPDLHPGKGAPVGAAFESEGFLYPYLVGSDIGCGMGLWDVDLLKRKAKAERWAAKLDLEGPWVGDTEAVLAEHGASGAGFESALGTVGGGNHFAEVQRVEEVHDARVFEALSLREERLLLLVHSGSRGLGEAILRTHVDRHAAGGLAADSDEARAYLKRHDGAVLWAKANRALVAQRTLDGIGATGRRVLDVCHNSVTARHAGGRVGWLHRKGAAPWDEGPVVIPGSRGALSYLVLPVGTGEQSAYSLAHGAGRKWTRTAARERLKERFTAESLTRTSFKSHVVCEDRDLLFEEAPPAYKAIDRVVTDLVEAGLVRVVATLAPVLTYKTRGRTAE